From the genome of Roseinatronobacter sp. S2:
CCAATCCGTGCCGCGATTGCGTTCCATCAGCGCGCTCAGCACACCGGCGGCAAGATCATCAGGCCGGACCGCGGAAAGTGCGCCACCATAGCGGCCAACAGGGGTGCGAATGTAATCACAAAGGAAAACCTGCCTCATGAAATGTCCTTTTCATGCTTGATCCGCCTAGCTCAGGGCAAGGCTGCGTTCGGCGGCAAGTAGTCGCGACAAACACGCCCGGCTGTCACCGCAAGTGACACGCAGAGCTGTAAGTCTGGCGAAAACACGCCCGGTCAGGCTCTCTTCGGTCATCCCGATGCCACCGTGTAGCTGGACAGCGCTTTCGCCAACCAGCTTTGCCGCCTGATTCATCTTGAACTTGACCGCGTCCAGCGCCTGATCACGGACCAGTTCTGGCGCCAGAATCATGCCAAGACCGTAATCAAGCATAGCGCGCGCCGTCTCGATCTCGACATACATATCTGCGGCGGCATGCTGAAGCACCTGAACCGCGGCAAGTGACTGGCCAAACTGGTGGCGGGTGCGCAGGTGGTCGACGGTCAGGTCTAGCAGTGCTTCCATCGCGCCCAGCATGTTGGCGGCGGTGCCAATCCGGCCCCGCGCCTGCGCCGCAGAGATCAGCTTGATTGCGTCTTCGCCTTTGCAAATCAATGCACAGAAAGGCAGCATCACACCGTCAAGCGTCAGTTCCGCCCCGGCCTCTGGTGTTGGGGGCAGGTATGGTGTGCGGTGCAGGCCAGCCGTGTGCATATTGAGCATGAAAATCGCCGGAACGCCGTTTGTCACTGCCGCAATCAAAACAGTATCAGCCGTAGCCCCCGCCGCAACCACCCGTCGCGAGCCTGCCAGCCGGAAGCCGTCGTCCACTGGTGAAGCCACGACCTGCGCCGCGCCATCGAAGGCCAGCGTCACCAACAGGCTGCCATTCAACACACCCCGAAGGCGCGGCGCAACGGCAGGTTGGGCGACAAGTTCTGCAAGCAACGGTGCGGCCATCACCTCGGCCGCGACATAGGGAACCGGCAGCCCTGTCCGGCCAATCAGGCGCGAAAACAACAGCACCTCCCGCAGCCCAAGCCCAGCCCCTCCGGCGCTTTCGGGCAATGCCAAGCCAAGCATCCCCAGTTCAGCGAGTTGTGGCCAGAACACCTTGGCGTAGCGCTCCGCGATCTCTCGGGCCGCCAGATCACCGTTTGGGCGATACCAGCGCACCATCCAGTTCAGCATCCCAAGAACACCACGAGAAAGGATAGGAACCGCTTCTTGGATAATGACACCATCCTTTTGCGCGGCGGTCAGAAGGCTTTCGAGGAAGGAAATATAAGTATCCCGCGCTTCCAGTTGGGCGGCTGTGTATTCCCTGTTGTTCTGGCCGCCAAACCCGAAAAAACTTGCCATATAGCGCGCCCGGTTTCCTCGAAAAACGCCGCATGTGCGCACATGAACGCCACCAGCCGCCCTTCGTGATCATGCGCCTGAGCAACGGCTTTCTGTACCGTCGCCAGCATGTCTGAAAGGGTTTCGAGCGCGATGGTTTCGTATAACGCCAACTTGTTTCTAAAGTAGTGATACACGCCTGCCTTGGTGATACCCACCGCGTCTGCAACTTCCTGGATCGATGTGGATGCATAGCCGTTTTCGGCAATAAGACCGGCCGTCGCCGCGCAGATCTTGCTACGCGGATCCGTCATGCTGGGGGGGCCGACCAAGAGTTCTGGGGGGATTTGCTTTCGTCATTTATCTCTCTCTGGATGACCGCCTTGGCGCAAATTTCTGAAGCTTTCCGGTTTGCCCGAACCTGTAGCCGGTTTCCAGCGACCATACCGAACACGGCACGCAGTGCACAGAAGTTCCGTTTGGCAGGCGCGATGTTTCCGTCCAATCAAGCAAGGCGGTGCACAAGCCGCATATCAAGGTTTGGGTGGGAAAGTCGCCGATTTTGCACACAATGTTATCGGCAGGCGGACAACTACAAAATCCGGGTTGTGGCATCAGGGTGCGCTAATACGCTTACATCCAGGCCCGATAGGCAAGATGACCGCGCGCAGTCCCTACAGGATGACACGCCGGTTCATTTTCGCGCAGCCGGGCAAGGCAATGAAACGGGAGGAGAGCCAATACCATGAAACACATAGTCGGAAGAA
Proteins encoded in this window:
- a CDS encoding TetR/AcrR family transcriptional regulator, encoding MTDPRSKICAATAGLIAENGYASTSIQEVADAVGITKAGVYHYFRNKLALYETIALETLSDMLATVQKAVAQAHDHEGRLVAFMCAHAAFFEETGRAIWQVFSGLAARTTGNTQPPNWKRGILIFPSSKAF
- a CDS encoding acyl-CoA dehydrogenase family protein; amino-acid sequence: MASFFGFGGQNNREYTAAQLEARDTYISFLESLLTAAQKDGVIIQEAVPILSRGVLGMLNWMVRWYRPNGDLAAREIAERYAKVFWPQLAELGMLGLALPESAGGAGLGLREVLLFSRLIGRTGLPVPYVAAEVMAAPLLAELVAQPAVAPRLRGVLNGSLLVTLAFDGAAQVVASPVDDGFRLAGSRRVVAAGATADTVLIAAVTNGVPAIFMLNMHTAGLHRTPYLPPTPEAGAELTLDGVMLPFCALICKGEDAIKLISAAQARGRIGTAANMLGAMEALLDLTVDHLRTRHQFGQSLAAVQVLQHAAADMYVEIETARAMLDYGLGMILAPELVRDQALDAVKFKMNQAAKLVGESAVQLHGGIGMTEESLTGRVFARLTALRVTCGDSRACLSRLLAAERSLALS